GCTGGCCTTGTACTTCACGCCGTTCCACTCGGCGGGGTTGTGGCTGGAGGTGATCATGACGCCGCCGGCGGCCTTGCGCTCGCGGACGGCGTAGGAGAGCGCGGGCGTTGGGGTGATGTCCGTGGCGAGGGAGACAGGGATACCGGCTTTCGCAAGGACTTCAGCGACAACCTTGGCGAACGACTTCGAGCCGAAGCGTGTGTCGTAGGCGATGCAGACGCCGTGAGTGGGGTCTTCATCGTTGAGGACGTAATGGGCGATCGCGGAGGCGGCTACGCGGACGTTGGCGTAGGTGAAGTCGTCGGCGATGATGCCGCGCCAGCCGTCAGTTCCGAACTTGACGGCGCTTGGTGAGGGAACAGGAGTCGTCATGCGCTGGAGGTGTCGTCCTTCCGGTATCGGTTAGATGAGGTCTTCGCGTCCGCTTTCATGGATGGCGCGGACGATTTTGGAGACGTCCTGCGAACGGCCCCGGGTTGTGATGAGCAGGGCGTCGGGGGTTTCCACGACGACGAGGTCTTCAACGCCGAGCAGGGCTACCATGCGGCCGGGGGCGTGGACGTAGTTTCCCTTGGACTGAACGGCGATGAGGTCGGTGGTGGCTCCGTCGACGACGTTGTCGGTCTCGGCGGAGCCGCGATGCTCGTGGAGCGAGGCCCAGGAACCGAGATCGTTCCAGCCGAAGTCAGCGGGGAGGGAGAAGATGGCGGAGCGGCGTTCGCCCTTGCCGGAACGGGGTTCGAGGACGGCGTAGTCGATCGAGATGTTTTCGCAGAGCGGGTACTGCTCGGCGAAGACCTTCTCGAAGTCGGGCGTGCCGTAGGCGGCGGCGATGGCTTCGAGCGGCGGAGCCATGTCGGGGATGTGCTCGCGGATGGCGTTGGCGAGGGTGCGGGCGGACCAGAGGAAGATGCCGCCGTTCCAGACGTAGTTGCCGAGCGAGAGGAAGCGCTCGGCGGTGTGGCCGTCGGGCTTCTCGCGGAAGCGCCGGACGCGATGAGCGGTGATGCGGTTTTCGGTCGCGCCATCGAGGGTGTCGGTGGTCTCGGGCGGCTCGAAGGCCTCGGGGGCGAGGATGTCGAGGGGGATGGAGTCGCCCTGCTCGATGTAGCCGTAGCCGGTCTCGGGACGGGTGGGCGGAACTCCAAGGACAACGATGTTTTCCCCTGCAGCAGCGATGCGGATGCCGGTCGCGAGGACCTCGGCGAAGCGCTCGATGTTCGAGACGACGTGGTCCGAGGGGAAGATGCCGATGACGGTGTCGGGCTCATTGCGCTCGAGGAGGAAGGCCGAGAGGGCGCAGGCGGGAGCGGTGTTGCGCGGGCAGGGCTCGGAGATCACGTGGGCAGCGGGAACGCCGGGAAGCTGCTCGCTGATGACATCGTGGAGCCAGTGGTTGGTGATGACCCATACGTTTTCCGCGGAAGCGACCGGCAGAAGGCGCTCGAGAGTCTGCTGAATCATGGTGCGTTCGCCGTCGAGGGCGAGGACCTGCTTGGCCCGGGCGCGGCGGCTGCGCGGCCAGAAACGGGTTCCACTTCCTCCGGCCAGGATGACCGCCGCGAATTTTGGCGCGGCTTCGCTGGGACCCGGGGGCAGACTGCTTCCGTTTGTGCTCATGGTCCTCAGTCTATTGGATTTTGAAGAAGGCGTCTCGTGAAAAGCCCGCAAGCGCCGGGTGGCGAGTGCGGGTTTCTGTATGACTTTCGGACTGTTTGCAGGGTTTTCCTGGTTACTTGAGGCCCGCGAAGAACTCGCGCATGCGCTTCACGCCCTCGTCGATGACATCGGCCGAGACTGCGTAGGAGAGTCGGATGTGGTCCGTTGTGCCGAAGGCTTCGCCCGGCACGACAACCACATGGGCCTCACTGAGAAGACGCGCGGCGACGTCGGCGGCGGTGCGGATGCCACCCTTGCCGAAGAAGCTCGAAACGTTCGGGTAGACGTAGAACGCACCCTGAGGAACGGTGCAGGTGAGGCCAGGGATGGTCTTGAAGCCTTCGAGCACGCGGTCGCGGAGCTTGATGTAGTCGGCGCGCATCTCGGCGACGCACTCCTGCGGGCCGTGGACGGCGGCGATGGACGCCCGCTGAACCATGCTGGCTGCGTTCGAGGTGCTCTGGGACTGGAGCTTGCTCATCGCGGAGATGATCTGCTTGGGTCCGAGAGCGAAGCCCGCACGCCAGCCGGTCATCGCGTAAGTCTTCGAGAGCGACCCGAGGATGACCATATGCTCCTTGCAATCCTTGAAGGAGCCGCCGGAGACGACCTCGCCGGTGAAGGTGAGGTAGACGTAACACTCGTCGAGGAGGACATAGATCTCCTTCGCGTGGGCGAGGCGGACGATGGCTTCGAGATCCTCAGGAGCGACAACGGCGCCAGAGGGGTTCGAAGGCGTGTTGAGGATGATGGCCTTGGTCTTGGGGGTGATCGCGGCTTCGATCATCGCGGCGGTGATGCGGAAGTTCTCGGACTCTTTGCTCTCTACGAACACGGGAACGCCGCCGGCGTACTGGATGATGTCCTTGAAGGAGACCCAGTAGGGGACGGGCAGGATGACTTCGTCGCCGTGGTCGACGAGGACCTGGATGGCGTTGAAGAGGGCGAGCTTTCCGCCGGTGGTGAAGACGCACTCGTCGGGGGCGTAGGCGGAGCCGAAGTCGGCGGCGTGACGGTCGACGATTGCCTTGCGCAGGTCGGGGATGCCGGCGACGTTGGTGTAGCGGGTGAAGTTCTGCTGGATGGCCTCGATGGCCGCGTCCTTGATGTGCTGGGGGGTGGCGAAGTGGGGCTCGCCGGCGCCGAAGTCGGAGAGGTCGACGCCCGTGGACTTGAGGCGGAGAGCTTCAGCCGTAATGGCCATGGTGGCCGAGACTTCGATGCGGTTGATGCGGTCCGTAAGGATCTTGCGCGCCTTGGGGGCGGAGGCGACTGGGGCGGCTGGGGTAAGGACGGAAGAGGCGCTCATACCTTCTAGTTTGGCAGATTTGCGGGGTGAGATAAAGGTTGGCGGGGATAATAAGCTCTGGAGCGAATGACCTTGAATCTGCGGTTGGCTGTCGTAGGGGATGTGGACGCGATCTGTGCGATTGAGACGATCCCGGCGTTTCGGATGTTTGTCGGCTCCTGGCCTGCCGAGCAGCACCGAGAGCTGATGGCGAACCCGGACGCACGCTATTTTGTGCTGGCGGATGAACACGGTGACGTGGGTGGATTCGCCATCCTCAGGGGCATGACGTCGGTCCACAAGTCGTTCGAAATTGTGCGGCTTGCCGTGAAGGAACCGAACAAGGGCCTTGGGCGCGTGCTGTTGAAAGCTTGCCTCGCAGCGGCTTTCGAGGAATACAGAGCGCACCGGCTATGGCTGGATTTGTTCGAAGGCAACGAGAGGGCGCGGCATGTGTATCTCAGCGCAGGATTCACGGTGGATGGGGTCTTGCGTGAGTCGATCCTGCTCGATGGGGAGTACTACTCGATGTTGCTGATGTCGATTCTCGAAGACGAGTACCGGCAGAGCCTGCTCACTCCGGAGAGTTGATCGGGACCTTCGTTTTGAGACGTTCCATGACGAGCGGAGGGACGAGGGCGGAGACGTCGCCGCCGAGCTGAAAGACGCCCTTGATGAGGCGGGAGCTGACGTAGGTGTATTTTTCCGCCGGCATCATGAAAAGGGTCTCGACGTTGGGGTCGAGCTTGCGGTTCATCATGGCCATCTGGAATTCGTACTCGTAGTCGGAGATGGCGCGGATGCCGCGTAAGACGGCCTTGGCGCCCTGGGCGCGGCAGAAGTCGACGAGGAGGCCGTTGAAGGTCATGACGGAGACGTTGCCGAAGGGACGGGTAGCCTCGGTGATCATCTCGGCTCGCTCGTCGGGGGTGAAGAGCGGGTTGCTCTTTTCGGAGTTGCGCAGGATGGCGACGACAAGCTGATCGACGATTTGCGAGCCACGGGCGATGAGGTCGAGATGCCCGTTGGTGAGGGGATCGAAAGTTCCGGGGTAGATCGCCTTGACAGTGTGCATGCAGACAGAAGCATACCTGCTTGGGGTGGATTGTTCTGTCAATCGGGTTGGAACGGCGCCAGCGGAGAGTACCTTTTGTTTGGCCCGAAGAAAAATTGCTGCCCGTGTAGGCTTCTCTATGGAAATCTCCGTCAGTGATGGTGAAGGAATGAACTTCGACTCAGGTTCCACCAGAGAGACGATGAGCACACCAAGCCTGACCGCATACGATCCTCTTGATCTGCCATCGATCGGCACGGAGCCGGTCGAGGCGCTGCCGGCCGCAGCGACGCGGGTGGGCACCTTCGACAACATGGCCGAGATCGTGGCCAACCACGAAGTTCGGATCTTCCGGTTCATCCTGGCCTCGCTGCGGGACCGCGATGCCGCCGAGACGCTGACGCAGGAGACGTTTGTGCGGGCTTGGAATGCGCGGGAGAGCTTTCGCGGAGATTGCGCGCCTAACACATGGCTGATGCGCATCGCCGTGAACCTGGTGCGAGATTATACCCGCACGGACCGGTTCAAGTTCTGGAAGAAGGTCGCGACGACGGCGGTCGATGTGACCGAGGTTTCGACTCTGGTGCCAACGCATGAGAGTTCCGCCGAATCGCGGCTGATCGCGCGGCAGCAAGTGGACCTGATCTGGGAGACGGTGGAGACGCTCTCGGAGAGGCAGCGCACGATCTTCCTGCTGCGGTTCGTCGAAGAGCTTGAGCTTGCCGAGATTTCGACGATGACAGGACTTCCGTTGAGCACCGTCAAAAGCCATCTTTACCGCGCACTGAACACCGTCCGCGCACGCCATACACGACTGACGAAAGAGGGCGGACAGCTATGATCGCTACCGATAAGACGAATCACCTTACGTCCGAGCAGATGGATCTTCTGCTCTACATAGGACCAGCCGAGATTGACCAGGAAAGCGCAGGGCACCTGCGTGGCTGTTCAGCGTGCAGCAAAGAATTGCAGGAGCTTCGGCTGTCGCTTGGAGCGTTTCGCGCGACGACGACGGCGCTTGCCGAGAAGGCTGCCATGACACGGCCAAGGACGAATCTACTTCCGGCTCGTCCTGTATGGGGCTGGACTTCGTTCCGGGCTACGCCGGCTTATTTTGCACTGGCGGCCGGGCTGACGGTAGCGGCGGTCCTTGTCCCGTTCGTGCGGCACTCACAGAGTGTCGCGGAACCCGCACAGCCTCTCGCACAATCGACTCGCAATGTCGCCGATGATGACGCGCTGCTGCGGGATATCGATCAGCAGCTCGATGCTTCGGTCCCAAGCGCGATGGAGCCGCTTGCGGATCCGGCCATGAACTCGACCAGAAAATTGGATGCAACGATCAAAGACACTAACAAGGACTGACATGATGATGCGAACTGCTCTTCGGCTTGCTCCCGTAGCCCTCTTCACTTCGACACTGCTGTACGCGCAACAGACACCGGCCCCCTCCGCGGCACCGGTACCGATTATTCGAAACACTCCTCCGGTGGCACAAGGCGGACCGGGTGGCCCGCAGGGCTTTCGCGGCGGCGATGGCGGCATGAACGATCATGGCATGCGGTCGGGCCGGATGCGCTTTGAAGGTGGCATGGGCCCGATGGGGATGTGGTGGAAGAACCCTGACGTGGTTCAGCGAGTGGGGTTGACTCCTGACCAGACCGGAAAGATGGAGGAGATCTTTCAGAAGAGCCGTCTGCAGTTGATCGACCTGAAGGCCAACGTCGAGCGGCAGGAGGTAACGCTGGAACCTCTTCTCGACGCGAACCCGGTGGATACGAAGAAGGCGCTGTTTCAAATCGGTAAGGTCGCGGATGCGCGGGCGGAGCTGGAAAAAGCGAACGCGGCGATGCTTCTGGGACTTCGCGGTGTGCTCACTCCGGAGCAGTGGACCAAGCTCCATGCGGGCTGGCGGCATGGCGACATGATGAAGGGCGATCATCCGGGCGGGACACCGGGTGGCGGCGGTACGGCGACGCGTGGCGACGAAGAGGGTCGACGGTCCGATGCCATGCAGGGCACGCGGTAGAAGCAAAAACAGGCAGATCTCCCGGATGGAGTCTGCCTGTCTTCAGATTTCCAAGATTTCAAGTTTCGCAGCTGACCACTGCGGTTCGGGCGTCCGGATTCTCCGGGCGTCCTTTTCTTCTTTAGCTTGCGACCTTCTTGGCCGGACGGATCGCTTCCTGCGCGAGAGTCGGACCGGCTGCGGGAACCTCGGGGATCGGAGCCACAAGCGCAGCGCCGATACCGAGCTTCTTGCGAAGTTCAGCGTCGATACGCCCGAAGATGTCCTTGTTTTCCTTCAGGAAGTTGCGGACGTTCTCGCGGCCCTGGCCGATTCGCTCGCCCTGGAAGCTGTACCAGGCTCCGCTCTTGTCGACGATGTTGTTCAGGACGGCGAGGTCGAGTGCATCGCCCTCGCGGGAGATGCCTTCGCCGTAGAGGATGTCGAACTCGGCGTCGCGGAACGGGGCGGCAACCTTATTCTTGACGACCTTGACCTTTGTGCGGGAGCCGACAATGACGTC
This genomic window from Granulicella sibirica contains:
- a CDS encoding pyridoxal phosphate-dependent aminotransferase encodes the protein MSASSVLTPAAPVASAPKARKILTDRINRIEVSATMAITAEALRLKSTGVDLSDFGAGEPHFATPQHIKDAAIEAIQQNFTRYTNVAGIPDLRKAIVDRHAADFGSAYAPDECVFTTGGKLALFNAIQVLVDHGDEVILPVPYWVSFKDIIQYAGGVPVFVESKESENFRITAAMIEAAITPKTKAIILNTPSNPSGAVVAPEDLEAIVRLAHAKEIYVLLDECYVYLTFTGEVVSGGSFKDCKEHMVILGSLSKTYAMTGWRAGFALGPKQIISAMSKLQSQSTSNAASMVQRASIAAVHGPQECVAEMRADYIKLRDRVLEGFKTIPGLTCTVPQGAFYVYPNVSSFFGKGGIRTAADVAARLLSEAHVVVVPGEAFGTTDHIRLSYAVSADVIDEGVKRMREFFAGLK
- a CDS encoding mannose-1-phosphate guanylyltransferase, which produces MSTNGSSLPPGPSEAAPKFAAVILAGGSGTRFWPRSRRARAKQVLALDGERTMIQQTLERLLPVASAENVWVITNHWLHDVISEQLPGVPAAHVISEPCPRNTAPACALSAFLLERNEPDTVIGIFPSDHVVSNIERFAEVLATGIRIAAAGENIVVLGVPPTRPETGYGYIEQGDSIPLDILAPEAFEPPETTDTLDGATENRITAHRVRRFREKPDGHTAERFLSLGNYVWNGGIFLWSARTLANAIREHIPDMAPPLEAIAAAYGTPDFEKVFAEQYPLCENISIDYAVLEPRSGKGERRSAIFSLPADFGWNDLGSWASLHEHRGSAETDNVVDGATTDLIAVQSKGNYVHAPGRMVALLGVEDLVVVETPDALLITTRGRSQDVSKIVRAIHESGREDLI
- a CDS encoding GNAT family N-acetyltransferase; protein product: MTLNLRLAVVGDVDAICAIETIPAFRMFVGSWPAEQHRELMANPDARYFVLADEHGDVGGFAILRGMTSVHKSFEIVRLAVKEPNKGLGRVLLKACLAAAFEEYRAHRLWLDLFEGNERARHVYLSAGFTVDGVLRESILLDGEYYSMLLMSILEDEYRQSLLTPES
- a CDS encoding periplasmic heavy metal sensor; this translates as MMMRTALRLAPVALFTSTLLYAQQTPAPSAAPVPIIRNTPPVAQGGPGGPQGFRGGDGGMNDHGMRSGRMRFEGGMGPMGMWWKNPDVVQRVGLTPDQTGKMEEIFQKSRLQLIDLKANVERQEVTLEPLLDANPVDTKKALFQIGKVADARAELEKANAAMLLGLRGVLTPEQWTKLHAGWRHGDMMKGDHPGGTPGGGGTATRGDEEGRRSDAMQGTR
- the coaD gene encoding pantetheine-phosphate adenylyltransferase gives rise to the protein MHTVKAIYPGTFDPLTNGHLDLIARGSQIVDQLVVAILRNSEKSNPLFTPDERAEMITEATRPFGNVSVMTFNGLLVDFCRAQGAKAVLRGIRAISDYEYEFQMAMMNRKLDPNVETLFMMPAEKYTYVSSRLIKGVFQLGGDVSALVPPLVMERLKTKVPINSPE
- a CDS encoding RNA polymerase sigma factor produces the protein MSTPSLTAYDPLDLPSIGTEPVEALPAAATRVGTFDNMAEIVANHEVRIFRFILASLRDRDAAETLTQETFVRAWNARESFRGDCAPNTWLMRIAVNLVRDYTRTDRFKFWKKVATTAVDVTEVSTLVPTHESSAESRLIARQQVDLIWETVETLSERQRTIFLLRFVEELELAEISTMTGLPLSTVKSHLYRALNTVRARHTRLTKEGGQL